Part of the Borrelia parkeri genome, TGTCTAAGCTTTAGGATTGCATCTCTGTATTGAGTCTCAAGTGACGCTACTTGTGCAGGTGTATGTCTTTTGCTGCGGCTTTTAGGCTGACTACTTATTCTCAATGATTCTACATCCTCTAGAGTATCTAGAGTATTTAATGTTTCTACATCTAGTGTTTTTAAAAATTCTATTTGCTCTGAATTTGCCATTTGACTCTCTAATTCATAATCTGAATGCAAAGTATCACTGTCTTGAACTTCTTTATTACCTTTAATACCGCTAGAAGTAGTTATTTTTTCACTTACAGAACTCATTAACTACCCTTCAATGCCCTATTTCCAAATACACTAACATTTATTATGTAGAGACTATCATTTAATTTGTATGCTTTTGATAAAGCTATTGCATTCACTTTAGTGTTATTTGAAGTACTAGCCTTTTCAAGTTCACCATTTGTATTGAAGGACAATTTATCTCCAGCATTAATTGAAGATTGACTATCCTTTTTTACTACTAAGTACCCTTCAAAATATTCCGTAATTGGTACTACTGTTGCCCTTTGTGTAAAATCATCTATATTAATGCATATACCAAAAAGGTCATCACCACCCCCAGCTTCAACACGAGGTTCAAAGTCACCTTCAAAAGATAACTTTACTCCTCTCTTGTATGGATATCCCTTAATTGGATAGTTAACAATTACAGTATCTGAACTTGTACTAGTTCCACCAGAATTACTAAAATGTAAATTCTTATCTCTAAAATCAGTATTGTTACTAAAAGTAGCTAAGTCACTACTAGGATTCTTCATTAATGCTTTGATTTCTTTAAGTTTATCTTCATATTCTTTTTTAAGTTGCGTGATATTATTAGACACACTAACCTCCCCTTAAGCACTGCGTTTGTTTATTCTTTCGGAAGTCTGTTTTTGTTTATTTATATGAAACTGTATCATACCTTCTGTAATCTCACTTCGATTAATTGGTCTGAAATTTGGATCTGAGATTGATATTGTCTCTCTAAATTTAACACTCCCATTTTTAGAAGAAACATCACTCATACTCACATTACGCTTTCTATGTTTTATATTCACCTTTGCCAAATCTAAAAGCTGTTCCAATATCTTTCCTTCAAGATGTTCTGTTGATTCAACCTTAGCTATAGCTTTTATCTCTTCAGGTAATACATATTTTCGAACAAGCTCTCGGCTTTGGGCTAAGAGTATCTCATCAAGTGAATATCCTTTAGAGAGTAATGCCTCTTTATTAAAGTGATTACTTAAGTATTTACTTGCAAGTGTATCAATCTCATTGATACGTGTTGCTTCCTTTAAGAGTTTATCTTGTAATAATGCACGCTCCTGAACCTCAGCAAGTTCTTTTGATACACGCTCATTAATACTTAAAGCCTTATTATCAGATTCTTTTGTTGCTTTATACGCTTTATATTCTTCATATTCAGCAGCACTTATACTCACCATAACCGGTGTTTTACTTACTGATTCTGTATCAGTAGCGGTCTTTACAGAGTCATTTGTCTTCTCTACTTCCATATTAATCTCCTTTTATTTTTATAAATAATCTGTCTTGTAAATTTGCCTTATCAACTGTACTTAAGGCAGGATGTAGCATTAAAGCTACATACTTGTCATACATTTCAAGTAATCTCATATCTCTCTCTATTTTTTCTTCTTC contains:
- a CDS encoding DUF1357 family protein, which encodes MEVEKTNDSVKTATDTESVSKTPVMVSISAAEYEEYKAYKATKESDNKALSINERVSKELAEVQERALLQDKLLKEATRINEIDTLASKYLSNHFNKEALLSKGYSLDEILLAQSRELVRKYVLPEEIKAIAKVESTEHLEGKILEQLLDLAKVNIKHRKRNVSMSDVSSKNGSVKFRETISISDPNFRPINRSEITEGMIQFHINKQKQTSERINKRSA
- a CDS encoding DUF228 domain-containing protein, yielding MSNNITQLKKEYEDKLKEIKALMKNPSSDLATFSNNTDFRDKNLHFSNSGGTSTSSDTVIVNYPIKGYPYKRGVKLSFEGDFEPRVEAGGGDDLFGICINIDDFTQRATVVPITEYFEGYLVVKKDSQSSINAGDKLSFNTNGELEKASTSNNTKVNAIALSKAYKLNDSLYIINVSVFGNRALKGS